One window of Trifolium pratense cultivar HEN17-A07 linkage group LG5, ARS_RC_1.1, whole genome shotgun sequence genomic DNA carries:
- the LOC123883870 gene encoding probably inactive leucine-rich repeat receptor-like protein kinase At5g48380 has product MVLVLSSWIFSVHVFVSFLLLISCGITYGTETDILCLKNIKNSIQDPNNYLTSSWNFNNNTEGYICKFNGVECWHPDENRVFNLKLSNMGLKGQFPRGIINCSSLIGLDLSVNDLSGTIPDDISSLLKYVTSLDLSSNTFSGKIPDNLANCTYLNSIKLNENRLTGQIPLRLGTLPRIKTFDVSDNLLTGQIPNFTDGTVTVNYANNPGLCGGSLGVCK; this is encoded by the coding sequence ATGGTTCTTGTTCTAAGTAGCTGGATTTTCAGTGTTCATGTTTTTGTTAGTTTCTTGTTGCTGATTAGTTGCGGAATAACCTATGGGACTGAAACTGATATCTTGTgcttgaaaaatataaaaaattccatCCAAGACCCAAATAATTATTTGACATCTTCGTGGAATTTCAACAATAATACTGAAGGGTATATTTGTAAATTTAATGGTGTTGAATGTTGGCATCCTGACGAGAATAGAGTCTTCAATCTCAAATTGTCAAATATGGGACTTAAGGGTCAGTTTCCTCGTGGCATAATCAATTGTTCGAGCTTAATTGGATTAGATCTTTCGGTCAACGATCTCTCTGGAACAATTCCAGATGATATATCTTCGCTTCTAAAATATGTGACATCGCTTGATCTATCTTCGAACACATTTTCTGGGAAGATACCTGATAACCTTGCAAATTGTACTTATTTGAATAGCATTAAACTTAATGAGAACCGACTCACCGGTCAAATTCCTCTAAGGTTAGGCACTCTCCCACGTATTAAGACGTTCGATGTATCTGACAATCTTTTGACCGGACAAATTCCAAACTTCACTGATGGTACAGTTACTGTAAATTATGCAAATAATCCAGGTCTTTGTGGAGGCTCATTGGGGGTTTGCAAATAA
- the LOC123884371 gene encoding FRIGIDA-like protein 3: MEDKDSVAKMMDSTSSKIQQLQKAFAELESYRAVTLNMKWKDLEEHFQGLEKSLKRRFRELEDQEKLFEIKTRQSREMLEKQEAAVFAKEQASLQRIQKKRDASVFSIVNARKKQRKVSSKGFVFNESLGTPVVEEKPLDAASTGAECNIENVQLSPENVDLMSYPELVKLCKELDAAGLHKFISDNRKNLAAVREEIPLALRAAPNAASLVLDSLEGFYCTEVSSQDIKKDANLLGLRRTSIMLLECLSDFLTNLGSVSNVISEDIKDRAKAVAEEWKPRLDALDIDASNGNSLEAHAFLQLLASFGIASDFNEELSRLIPMVSRRRQTADLCRCLGLSEKMPGVIEVLVNNGRQIDAVNLAFAFNLTEQFSPIPLLKSYLNDAKKAFSPVKSVNSSPTAQTEVNERELFALKAILKCIEEHKLDEQYPMDPLQKRVIQLEKAKTDKKRETEATKPQPKRPCANGVGYGPRVTNNPSDRTPYVRVVDRYPQYMYDRPYLYHGPTENHCTPFVGSANYNISPNPGTYFGNGYQYQAPQYQATYLH, encoded by the exons ATGGAAGACAAGGATTCGGTTGCTAAAATGATGGACTCTACATCTTCAAAGATACAACAGCTGCAAAAGGCTTTTGCTGAGCTTGAAAGTTACCGAGCTGTTACTCTTAACATGAAATGGAAAGATCTAGAGGAACATTTTCAGGGGCTAGAGAAATCGTTGAAGAGGCGCTTTCGTGAACTGGAAGACCAagaaaaattgtttgaaatcaAAACAAGGCAATCTCGTGAAATGTTGGAGAAACAGGAAGCAGCTGTTTTTGCTAAGGAGCAAGCCTCGCTGCAGAGGATTCAAAAGAAAAGAGATGCTTCTGTATTCAGCATTGTAAATGCTCGAAAAAAGCAAAGGAAGGTTTCATCGAAGGGTTTTGTCTTTAATGAGAGTCTAGGGACACCAGTTGTAGAAGAGAAACCTTTAGATGCTGCATCCACTGGGGCTGAATGCAACATAGAAAACGTGCAACTTTCTCCTGAAAATGTGGACTTGATGTCTTATCCAGAGTTGGTAAAGCTATGCAAAGAGTTGGATGCTGCCGGACTTCACAAATTTATATCTGACAACCGCAAGAACCTTGCTGCTGTAAGGGAGGAAATACCGCTTGCGTTAAGAGCTGCTCCTAATGCTGCCTCTCTAGTTTTAGATTCGTTGGAAGGATTTTATTGCACAGAAGTGTCAAGTCAGGATATAAAGAAAGATGCTAACTTGTTGGGTCTTCGCCGAACCAGTATCATGCTGTTGGAATGTCTAAGTGACTTCCTGACCAATTTGGGTTCTGTTTCGAATGTGATTTCCGAAGATATCAAGGATAGGGCAAAGGCAGTTGCTGAAGAGTGGAAACCGAGATTGGATGCTCTTGATATTGATGCTAGCAATGGGAATTCCTTGGAGGCTCATGCATTTTTGCAACTTCTAGCCAGTTTTGGTATTGCCTCTGATTTTAATGAGGAGTTATCCAGGCTGATTCCAATGGTGTCTAGGCGTCGCCAAACTGCTGATTTATGCCGGTGCCTTGGGTTGTCGGAGAAGATGCCTG GTGTGATTGAAGTTTTGGTAAACAATGGGCGGCAAATTGATGCTGTTAACTTGGCTTTTGCATTTAATCTTACTGAACAGTTTTCACCCATTCCTTTGCTGAAGTCTTACCTGAATGATGCTAAGAAAGCTTTTTCTCCAGTCAAGAGTGTTAACTCTTCTCCCACTGCACAG ACTGAGGTTAATGAAAGGGAGCTGTTTGCCCTCAAGGCCATACTGAAGTGCATTGAAGAACATAAACTTGACGAGCAGTATCCTATGGATCCTCTTCAGAAACGAGTGATCCAACTTGAGAAGGCCAAGACTGACAAGAAGAGGGAAACTGAAGCGACAAAACCTCAACCCAAGAGACCCTGTGCTAATGGCGTGGGATATGGTCCTCGTGTCACTAACAATCCCTCTGACAGAACTCCATATGTTAGAGTTGTTGACAGGTACCCACAATATATGTATGACCGACCTTACTTGTACCATGGACCAACTGAAAATCACTGCACCCCTTTCGTGGGTTCTGCAAACTATAACATCTCTCCTAATCCTGGAACTTACTTTGGAAATGGCTACCAATATCAGGCACCCCAATATCAAGCTACATATCTTCACTAA
- the LOC123884261 gene encoding FRIGIDA-like protein 3, with product MEDKDSVAKMMDSTSSKIQQLQKAFAELESYRAVTLNMKWKDLEEHFQGLEKSLKRRFRELEDQEKLFEIKTRQSREMLEKQEAAVFAKEQASLQRIQKKRDASVFSIVNARKKQRKVSSKGFVFNESLGTPVVEEKPLDAASTGAECNIENVQLSPENVDLMSYPELVKLCKELDAAGLHKFISDNRKNLAAVREEIPLALRAAPNAASLVLDSLEGFYCTEVSSQDIKKDANLLGLRRTSIMLLECLSDFLTNLGSVSNVISEDIKDRAKAVAEEWKPRLDALDIDASNGNSLEAHAFLQLLASFGIASDFNEEELSRLIPMVSRRRQTADLCRCLGLSEKMPGVIEVLVNNGRQIDAVNLAFAFNLTEQFSPIPLLKSYLNDAKKAFSPVKSVNSSPTAQTEVNERELFALKAILKCIEEHKLDEQYPMDPLQKRVIQLEKAKTDKKRETEATKPQPKRPCANGVGYGPRVTNNPSDRTPYVRVVDRYPQYMYDRPYLYHGPTENHCTPFVGSANYNISPNPGTYFGNGYQYQAPQYQATYLH from the exons ATGGAAGACAAGGATTCGGTTGCTAAAATGATGGACTCTACATCTTCAAAGATACAACAGCTGCAAAAGGCTTTTGCTGAGCTTGAAAGTTACCGAGCTGTTACTCTTAACATGAAATGGAAAGATCTAGAGGAACATTTTCAGGGGCTAGAGAAATCGTTGAAGAGGCGCTTTCGTGAACTGGAAGACCAagaaaaattgtttgaaatcaAAACAAGGCAATCTCGTGAAATGTTGGAGAAACAGGAAGCAGCTGTTTTTGCTAAGGAGCAAGCCTCGCTGCAGAGGATTCAAAAGAAAAGAGATGCTTCTGTATTCAGCATTGTAAATGCTCGAAAAAAGCAAAGGAAGGTTTCATCGAAGGGTTTTGTCTTTAATGAGAGTCTAGGGACACCAGTTGTAGAAGAGAAACCTTTAGATGCTGCATCCACTGGGGCTGAATGCAACATAGAAAACGTGCAACTTTCTCCTGAAAATGTGGACTTGATGTCTTATCCAGAGTTGGTAAAGCTATGCAAAGAGTTGGATGCTGCTGGACTTCACAAATTTATATCTGACAACCGCAAGAACCTTGCTGCTGTAAGGGAGGAAATACCGCTTGCGTTAAGAGCTGCTCCTAATGCTGCCTCTCTAGTTTTAGATTCGTTGGAAGGATTTTATTGCACAGAAGTGTCAAGTCAGGATATAAAGAAAGATGCTAACTTGTTGGGTCTTCGCCGAACCAGTATCATGCTGTTGGAATGTCTAAGTGACTTCCTGACCAATTTGGGTTCTGTTTCGAATGTGATTTCCGAAGATATCAAGGATAGGGCAAAGGCAGTTGCTGAAGAGTGGAAACCGAGATTGGATGCTCTTGATATTGATGCTAGCAATGGGAATTCCTTGGAGGCTCATGCATTTTTGCAACTTCTAGCCAGTTTTGGTATTGCCTCTGATTTTAATGAGGAGGAGTTATCCAGGCTGATTCCAATGGTGTCTAGGCGTCGCCAAACTGCTGATTTATGCCGGTGCCTTGGGTTGTCGGAGAAGATGCCTG GTGTGATTGAAGTTTTGGTAAACAATGGGCGGCAAATTGATGCTGTTAACTTGGCTTTTGCATTTAATCTTACTGAACAGTTTTCACCCATTCCTTTGCTGAAGTCTTACCTGAATGATGCTAAGAAAGCTTTTTCTCCAGTCAAGAGTGTTAACTCTTCTCCCACTGCACAG ACTGAGGTTAATGAAAGGGAGCTGTTTGCCCTCAAGGCCATACTGAAGTGCATTGAAGAACATAAACTTGACGAGCAGTATCCTATGGATCCTCTTCAGAAACGAGTGATCCAACTTGAGAAGGCCAAGACTGACAAGAAGAGGGAAACTGAAGCGACAAAACCTCAACCCAAGAGACCCTGTGCTAATGGCGTGGGATATGGTCCTCGTGTCACTAACAATCCCTCTGACAGAACTCCATATGTTAGAGTTGTTGACAGGTACCCACAATATATGTATGACCGACCTTACTTGTACCATGGACCAACTGAAAATCACTGCACCCCTTTCGTGGGTTCTGCAAACTATAACATCTCTCCTAATCCTGGAACTTACTTTGGAAATGGCTACCAATATCAGGCACCCCAATATCAAGCTACATATCTTCACTAA
- the LOC123883891 gene encoding FRIGIDA-like protein 3: MEEKDSVATLMDSTTSKIQQLQKAFAELESYRAVTLNMKWKELEEHFHGLEKSLKRRFHELEDQEKVFENKTMKAREMLKKQEAAVFAKEQATLQRLQEKRDAATFAIINAREKHRKVSQKDLAIVSNGGQGTSCMEEKPMDAVSNVTEGHIEDVKLSFENGNGNVDLVSYPELLKLCQEMDTAGLHKFISDNRKNLAAIREEIPHALRASPNAACLVLDSLEGFYCMEVSSHDIKKDANLLGLRRTCIMLMECLSDFLSNSARVSNLVSKDIKERAKAVAEEWKPKLDALDMDASNGNSLEAHAFLQLLASFDIASGFDEEELSRLIPMVSRRRQTADLCCSLGLSEKMPGVIEVLVNSGRQIDAVNLAFAFDLTKQFSPVTLLKSYLKDARNSCSPGKSGNSSPTAQIEVNERELIAHKAVIKCIEEHKLDEQYPLDPLLKRVVQLEKAKADKKREAEATKPQPKRPRANNMGYGPRVTNIPSDKTSYPRVADRYPQTQYVYDRPYMYPAPTDNHCPPVLGNAHYNFSHNHGNYFGNGYQYQATYLH; encoded by the exons ATGGAAGAAAAAGATTCAGTGGCTACACTGATGGATTCGACAACTTCTAAGATACAACAACTGCAGAAGGCATTTGCTGAACTTGAAAGTTATCGAGCTGTTACTCTTAACATGAAATGGAAAGAACTGGAGGAACATTTTCACGGGCTCGAGAAATCCTTGAAGAGGCGCTTTCATGAGTTAGAAGATCAAGAAAAAGTGTTCGAAAACAAGACAATGAAAGCTCGTGAAATGTTGAAGAAGCAGGAAGCGGCTGTTTTTGCCAAGGAACAAGCTACATTGCAAAGGCTTCAAGAGAAAAGAGATGCTGCTACATTTGCCATTATAAATGCTCGAGAAAAGCACAGGAAGGTTTCACAAAAAGATTTAGCCATTGTCTCTAATGGGGGTCAAGGTACATCATGTATGGAGGAGAAACCAATGGATGCTGTTTCTAATGTGACGGAAGGTCACATAGAAGATGTGAAACTTTCTTTtgaaaatggaaatggaaatgtGGACTTGGTCTCTTATCCGGAGTTGCTAAAACTTTGTCAGGAGATGGATACTGCTGGACTGCACAAATTCATATCGGACAACCGTAAGAACCTTGCTGCTATAAGGGAGGAAATACCACATGCATTAAGAGCTTCTCCTAATGCGGCCTGTTTAGTCTTAGATTCCTTGGAAGGATTTTACTGCATGGAAGTGTCAAGTCATGATATTAAGAAGGATGCTAACTTATTAGGTCTTCGCCGGACCTGTATCATGCTGATGGAATGTCTGAGTGATTTCCTGAGCAATTCAGCCCGTGTTTCTAATTTAGTTTCGAAAGATATCAAGGAACGGGCAAAGGCAGTTGCtgaagaatggaaacctaaattGGATGCTCTTGACATGGATGCCAGTAACGGGAATTCCTTGGAGGCTCATGCGTTTTTGCAACTTCTAGCCAGTTTTGATATAGCGTCTGGTTTTGATGAGGAGGAGTTATCCAGGCTAATTCCAATGGTGTCTCGGCGTCGCCAAACTGCTGATTTATGCTGTAGCCTTGGATTATCAGAGAAGATGCCTG GTGTAATTGAGGTTTTGGTGAACAGTGGGAGGCAAATTGACGCAGTTAACTTGGCTTTTGCATTTGATCTAACGAAACAGTTTTCTCCTGTTACCTTGCTGAAGTCTTATTTGAAGGATGCTAGAAATTCTTGCTCACCTGGCAAAAGTGGTAACTCATCCCCCACTGCACAG ATTGAAGTTAATGAACGAGAGTTGATTGCTCATAAAGCTGTAATCAAGTGCATCGAAGAACACAAACTTGATGAGCAGTATCCTCTAGATCCTCTCCTGAAACGAGTTGTTCAACTTGAGAAGGCCAAAGCTGACAAAAAGAGGGAAGCCGAAGCGACAAAGCCTCAACCGAAGAGACCTCGAGCTAATAATATGGGATACGGTCCCCGTGTCACTAACATTCCTTCTGACAAAACTTCTTATCCTAGAGTTGCTGACAGGTACCCACAAACGCAATATGTGTATGACCGACCTTACATGTACCCTGCACCAACCGACAATCACTGTCCTCCCGTCCTCGGCAATGCACATTATAACTTCTCTCATAATCATGGCAACTACTTTGGAAACGGCTATCAGTACCAAGCTACATATCTTCACTAG
- the LOC123883892 gene encoding ubiquitin-like-conjugating enzyme ATG10, giving the protein MDLKEAVKDKIPWDGNLSLNEFSLSASTFSDKWKMFNHSFPPWLWNPCPKHHLNSSHKVEGYLSLENVCLVKSCEEEKNHRSLSWKEESNISQAEEPFDHATLVCPEFEANHYDFHIVYSPSYRVPVLYFRSYYSDGQPLPLSEIEKDLPGHSAELLLESKWTFITQEEHPYLNRPWYKLHPCGTRDWMKLLLSDTYTSSNKNFIEQYLVSWFSVVGQVVGLKISLEMLNIEEKKVV; this is encoded by the exons ATGGACCTCAAAGAAGCTGTTAAGGACAAAATCCCATGGGATGGAAATCTCTCTTTAAATGAATTTTCCCTTTCTGCTTCTACATTTTCTGATAAGTGGAAAATGTTCAATCATTCATTTCCTCCATGGCTGTGGAACCCTTGTCCAAAACACCATTTGAATTCTTCTCATAAG GTGGAAGGATACTTATCACTTGAGAATGTGTGTCTTGTCAAGTCATGCGAG GAAGAAAAGAACCACAGAAGTCTGTCATGGAAAGAAGAGAGCAACATCTCACAGGCAGAAGAGCCCTTTGATCATGCAACTTTAGTTT GTCCAGAGTTTGAAGCAAACCACTATGATTTTCACATTGTCTACAGTCCATCATATAGAGTTCCGGTGTTGTATTTCCGTTCATACTATAGTG ATGGACAGCCTTTGCCGCTCAGTGAAATCGAAAAGGATCTTCCTGGTCATTCTGCAGAGTTGCTACTAGAATCAAAATGGACATTTATAACTCAAGAG GAACATCCATATTTGAATAGACCATGGTACAAGTTACATCCATGTGGGACAAGGGACTGGATGAAACTGCTTTTAAGCGATACATATACATCTTCGAATAAAAACTTTATCGAACAATATCTGGTGTCTTGGTTTTCGGTTGTTGGTCAAGTGGTAGGCCTTAAAATCTCTTTGGAAATGTTgaatattgaagaaaaaaaagttgtttga